The DNA window CGATCCGCACGGCGAACGGCACCGTGGTCATCCTGAACACCGTCGGCGTCCACGAGATCGACACGGAGGGCTTCCGGGCCATCCGCGCGGCGCTCGACGAGTACAAGGAGCCCTACGAGGACCTCGACCCGGCCGAGGTGCCGTGGCTGCACCCGGCGCCGACCGCCCGGCCGCTGCACGCGATGTTCATCCCGGGCGAGCACGCGGTCGACGCCCCGGCGCTGCTCCGGGCGCTCTCCGCGGCGTTCACCCGCAACGGCGGCACGCTCGTCGACGACCTCGTCGGCGAGGTGCTGCTGGTCGGTGGTCGTGCCGTCGGCGTACGGCTCACCAGCGGTACGACCCTGTCCGCCGGCCACGTCGCCCTGGCGACCGGCGCGGCCACCACGAAGCTGCTGGACTGCCTGCCCGAGGACGTCCGCCACCGGATCCCCGCCATCGTCGCTGGCCGCGGGGTGGCCCTCATGGTGCGCACGACGGACGGCGTCGTTCCGGAGTCGGTGATCCGCACCCCCAACCGGGCGTTCGCCTGCGGGCTGCACGTGGTGCCGCGCCGCGACGGGCTGATCTACCTGGGCGCCACCAACGAGGTGGAGTCGCAGCTCGGTACGACGGCCGCGATCGGCGAGCTGAACCTGCTGCTCAGCGGCACCAGCCAGATGCACGACGACCTGGTGAACGCCTGGGTGGAGCGGATCATGGTGGGCAACCGTCCGGTCCCGCTGGACGGCTTCCCGCTGCTGGGCTCGGTCGGAGTCGAGGGTCTGTGGCTCATGACCGGCACGTACCGCGACGGCTTGCACCAGTCGCCGCTGCTGGCCGCGGACATGGCGGCACGGATCCTCGGGGAACCGCACGACAGCGAGCTGGACGTCTTCACGCCGGTACGCCCGCCGATCGAGGCGATGACGCGCGAGGAGTCCCTCGAGATGGCCGTGCGGCACACCCTGGGCAGCGGTTACGAGCACGAGTGGCGGCTGCCGGACGACTGGCCGCCGATGATCGAGAAGCACTTCCGGGCCGCGTTCGGCCGAACGCTGGAACAGGTCGATCCGGAGTTCGTCCCGCCGCCGGAGATGTTCATCTTCGCCGACGAATCCATCCACGCCGCGCTGCGCACGTACTACGAGGCGCACCGGGGCGCGTCCGGACGGTAGAGCCAATGTCGGAAGGGGTTCAAGTGTGTCGACCAGGACGGATACCGGCGTGACACGAGTGCTGCTGATCAAGCCGCCCATTCGCGCGTGCATGATCGAGATCGGCCGGCACATGCCGATCGGGCTCGCCTACCTCGCCGCCCAGCTGCGCAACAGCGGCATGGAAGTCGACATCTTCGATTCCCTGGCGTTCAGCGAAGACAACCATGTCGTGCCACCGTCGCAGTACACGGACATCGACCGGGCGAAGGTGGCGGCGCACCCGCGCTGGGACCACCTGGTGCACTGGGGCGCCGACTGGGCGCGTGTCGAGCAGGTGCTGCGGCGCGGTTATGACGTGGTGGGCGTGTCATGCATGTTCACGCCCTACTACGAGCCGGCGTACGAGCTGGGCCGGCTGGCCAAGCAGATCCTGCCGCAGGCGCGGGTGATCCTCGGCGGGCAGCACCCGACGGTGGCGCATCCGCACGCGCTGGCCGAGGAGGCGTTCGACGCGCTGGTGCTCGGTGAGGCCGAGGCCAACGTGGTAGAGATCGTCGAGGCGCTCGCCGCCGGGCGCAGCCTGCGCGGCATGCCGGGTCTCACGTTCCGCTGCGGCACCGGGCTCTGCGACTGCCCGCGCCCGTCGGGGGTGCACCTGCAGCCGCGAGCCGAGTTCCTCCAGGACCTCGACGGCCTGGCGCTGCCCGCCGTCGACCTGCTCGACATGGGGAGCTACGACGAGACCGCCACGCTGATCACGAGCCGTGGTTGTCCGTTCTCCTGTTCGTTCTGCACGGTGCACGCCACCGTCGGCAAGAAGTTCCGCGCCCGCGCACCGGAGAACGTGGTCGACGAGATCGAGCACTACGTGACCGAGCACGGTATCCGGCGGTTTTTCATCGAGGACGACAACTTCACCTTCGACATCGCCCGCGTGCACGAGATCTGCCGGGCCATCACGCGTCGCGGCCTCGACGTGGAGCTGCACCTGCCCAATGGCATGACAGTGGTGAAGCTGGACAAACCGCTCGTCGACGACATGGCCGCCGCCGGCTTCCAGAGCCTGTTCCTGGGCTTGGAGACGACCGACGTCAAGCGGCTACGCCAGATCCGCAAGGGCTTCACCTCACTGGAGAAGGTCAACGCGGGGGCCGGCCTGTTCACCGACCACGGCATCACCGTCGGGGCATCGCTCATCGTGGGGCTGCTCGGGCAGACCCCGGCCGAGGTCGCCCGCGACTCGATCAACTTGATGCTCGCCGGCATCCGGTTCTGGACCAACCCGTTCTACCCGATCCCGGGCTCGCCGGACTTCCAGCAGTGCCTCGCCAACGGGCTCATCACGCACGACACCGAGCTGGCGCTCTACGACCAGTTCAACTTCGCGATCGGCTCCGACCACCTGTCCCCGGCGGAGCTGTACTGGTCCGTCGTCATCACGCAGGCCATGGCGCACTGGCCGGACTACGTGCTGGAAGGCGCGCGAGTCCGGCGTGAGCGCGGGACGGTCGGCCTCGACGAGGCGCTGCAGCGGCTGCTCGCCCACAGCGACAGCCTGTTCGGCCCGAACGGTGAGCTGGAGGTGCCGGCGGTGCCGGCGTCGATCGACGGCAACGTCGTGCACGGCCACCCGGAGGGCTGCTTCCACGCGGCGCAGCGCATCAGCCCGCAGCGACTGCCCGGCGAGGTCTGCACCTTCACCGGTGACGTCTTCGCCGCCGCAGTGAGCCTCTACACCGGCGTGGCGTACCGCTCCGACCAGCTACCGCGCAGCCTCGGGGACGGGTGCGCCTTCGCCCTCGACAACGCCAACGTGGACAGCGACTTCGGCGGCGTCCACAAGACCGTCCTCGACGAGCTGGACGACGCCATGATGACGACCGAGACGGAGAACGTATGAAAAACCTGGAGACCATCGACCGGGCGCGGCGGGTCACCGCGGCCGAGCAGTACGACATCGGCACCCGGTTTCCCTCAGTGTTCGTCAAGGCGCAGGGGTCCTGGATGGAGGACGTCGAGGGACGGCGCGTCCTCGACGTGACCGCCGCGAGCGGTGCGCTGCTGCTGGGCAACCGGCACCCGGCCGTGGTCGAGGCGATCACCCGGTACATCGCCGAGCACGGCACCGTGTTCGCCAGCACGCTGTCGCTCCCGCGCATCGAGCTGGCCGAGCGGCTTTGCGAGCGCTACCCGGCCGGCGAGAAGGCGGTGTTCAGCAAGAGCGGCTCGGAGGCCACGACCGCCGCGATCCGGATGGCGCGCGCCGCCAGCGGTCGGGACATCATCGTGACCTCCGGCTACCACGGCTGGCACGACTGGCACCTGTCCTACCTCAACATCGGGTACAACCCCGGGACGCGTATCGCCTGCTACGGCTACAACGAGACGGCGCTGCGCCGGATGCTGCACGAGTTCGCCGGCGAGATCGCCGCGGTGATCGTGACGCCCGAGCCGGCGTGGTTCGACGAGGCGTACTACCGCCGCGTGTCGCAGCTGTGCGCGGAGCACGGCGTATACTTCATCATCGACGAGGTCATCACGGCGTTCCGGTACGGCCATCGGGGGCTCAACGGCACCGGCGAGGTGCCAGCCGACGCCATCACGATGAGCAAGGGCCTGGGCAACGGCCACTCCATCTCAGCCGTCGTCGGGCGCCGCGAGATCCTCGACGCCTACGACAAGGCCGGTGTCGCCGGCACCTACACGCGGGAGGTGCCGCCGATGGCGGCCGCCCTGGCGGTGCTGGACGTCACCGAGGACGGCTCGGTGCACGAGCACACCCAGCGGATGGGTGCGACGCTGCGCGACGGGATGCGCGACATCCTGGCCGCCGTGGGAATCCCGGCGTTCGTCAACGGGCCGCCGATGATGTTCGACGTCGTCGTGCCGTCCGAGCAGCTGTCGTGGGACATCTACCGAGCCGCCTACGACCACGGCGCCTACTTCGAAGACAGCGGCACGCACATGGTGACGGCGGCGTTCGGCCAGGCCGAGGTCGACCACGCGCTGGAGGCGTTCGAGAAGGGTGCGCGCGAGATCGCCAGGATCACCTCGTTCGACTTCGACGCGCTGCCGGAGTCGCGGCTGCACCAGTTCGCCTCGGAGGCGTTCGGCGGGGCGCTGCACGACGACGAGGCCGTCCTGCGCCGTATCGACGACACCGTGCATGCCATCGCCAACCGCGACCCGGCGCTGGCCCGCCTCCTCGACCCGTCCTGCGGCTGAGATGTTCCCACCATCCCGGCCGCCGGCCGCCCTCGCCGGCCGTCTGCGGCTCGACGGGGCGTGGACGCATGTGGCAAGCCGCTCGTACGGCACGGTGATCCACCGGGTCGACGGCCGGCGCCACGCGTTCTACGTCAAGACGACGCCGCCGCGGCGCGACAACGACCTGCGGTTCCACCCGGGCAGCGAAGCCGAGCGTCTGCAGTGGCTCGCTGCCCGGGGCTTCCCGGTCGCCGAGGTGGTCGACGTGGGCGGTGACGACGAGCTGATGTGGCTGGTCACCACGGCCGTCGAGGGCCGCTCGGCGGCTGGGCCGTGGGCGACGCACGAGCGGCCCGTGGTGCTCGACGTCGTCGCCGACGTGGTCCGCGCGCTGCACGAGCTGCCGTTGACCGACTGCCCCTTCGACCGGACGCTGGCGGTGACCTTGCCGCTGGCCCGGCTGGCGGCCGAGATGGGCTGGATAGATCTCGACGACCTCGACCCGCAGCACCGCGGGTGGTCGGCGCGGCAGTTGCTCGACGAGCTGACGGCCACGCCGCCTCCCGCGGTCGAGGACCTGGTCGTTTGCCACGGAGACCCGTGCCTGGACAACTTCCTCGTCGCGCCGGACACGCTCGCGCTCACCGGCATCCTCGACGTGGGCCGGCTCGGGGCGGCCGACCGCTGGAAGGACCTGGCCATCGCCGTGCGCGACGTGACCGAGCAGTGTGCTGACGAAGGGGACGAAGGGCAGGCCGCCGCCGCGCGGTTCCTGGCGCGGTACGGCGCCCGCCCCGACGCAGGAAAAGACCGTTTCTACCGCCTTCTGGACGAGTTCGTCTGATGAGCACAGCCCAATCCCTCGACCACCCGGTCCCCGGCGCCCTGCGGCTCCCCCGGCCGGCCAAGGTGCTGCTGGTGTCCCCGCACCCCGACGACATCGCGTGGTCGCTGGGCGGCACGGTGGCGCGCGTCGCGGCGGCCGGGGCGGCGATGTCGGCGCTGACGGTGTTCGGCCGCACCAGCTACGCACCCGGGTCGGCGGCCCACGGCACGAGCGCGGCCATCGCGGTACGCGCCCGGGAGGACGTCATGTGGGCCACCGCGACCGGCGTGCGCCTGCACCGCGGCGACCTGCCCGACGCGAGCCTGCGCGGCTACGACGACGACACCGAGATGGGAGCGCAGCCCGAGCCGGCGATCGTGTCGGAGGTGGCCGACCGACTCACCCCCGTGCTGCGCGCGGCCCGCCCGGACCTGCTGCTCGTGCCGCTGGCCGTACGCGGGCACGTCGACCACCTGGCCGCCCGATCGGCCGCCGAGTACGTGGCGGCGGCCGAGGCGCCGGACTGCGCGCTGCTCTACTACGAGGACCTGCCCTACGCCGCCGGCGTGGACCACTCGCACACCGAGCACCCGGTGCTGGTCGACGTCGCGGGTTACCACGCCCAGCGCGAAGCGGGTGTGCTCTGCTACCCCTCGCAGGAGCCACACCTCATCCTGCCGATCATCGCCGCACACACGTCCGTGACGGGCGGCGAACGGCTGTGGGGCGCCACCGCCTCGGCCGCTCAGCGCCTCGCCGAGCTTCTCGCCGCCGCACCGCAGTCCGACCAACAGCCCGACCAACGGCCCGCCGAGCGCGGCTCAGGGCACCGGCCGCGCCGCGCGCCGGTCGTCGTCCACGCCTCGGCGCCGGCGGACCAGACCGCAGATTCGCCGCTCCGCAGAATGGAGTCCCAACCATGGTGACACAGTCACTACCGGTCATTCCGCTGACGATCCCGACGGTGCCGCGCCATGTCACGGCGTTCGTGAACTGGGCGTGCAACCTGACCTGCCGGGAATGCTGGATGTACGGCGACTCGGCGGCGGAGAGCACCTGGCTCCCCGAGGTCAAGCGCGACCAGATGAGCATCGAGATGTGGACGGCGCTGGTCGACGAGTTGGCCGCCGGCAACCGGGAGAAGGTGTACCTGACGATCATGGGCGGCGAGCCGCTCATGCATCGCGACGTCGTCGAGCTCATCCGCATCGCGAAGACCCGGATGCCGAACAGCAACCTCGACATGAGCACCAACGCCACGTTGCTGCCCCGCTTCGCGGACGACATCGTGGCCGCAGGCATCGACGACGTGTACATCTCGATCGACGGGCCCAGCCCGGAGGTGAACGACCCGATCCGCGGGCGCGACGCGTTCGAGCGGGCCGTCGCCGGGCTGCGCTCGCTGCAGGACGCCAAGGCACGGGCCGGCCACGGCCCGAACATCGCCCTGAACTTCGTGGTCACCGGCATGAACTACACGCACCTGGTCGACATGGTGCGCCTGTGCGAGCAGCTCGGCGTGGAGGAGATCACGGTCGGGCTGTCGAGCTTCTTCACCCGCGAGGAGGGCCACGCGTCGCGGGCCGCTTTCGAGGCGGTGACCGGCCGACCCTTCCTGTCCTGGGCCGGCTACTGCAACGAGCACCAGCACGCCGACCTCGTCCCGGAGCGGCTGGAGGAGCTGCTCGACGAGGCCGATCGGCTCAGCAACGGGGTCCGCGTGCTGGTGGCCCCGACCCGCTACACCAACCGCGAGAAGAGCCGGTTCTTCGCGAAGGACTGGCGCCGGATCGTGCGGGAGACAACCTGCGTCAAGCTGTGGGCGCAGACCACGGTGCTGCCCAATGGGCAGATCATCAGCTGCACCACGTTCGCCGACACGGTCATGGGCTCCATCCGCGACCAGTCCCTGAGCGAGGTGTTCCACGGCGACAGCTACACCCGGATGCGCGAGATGATCCGCGAAGGCCTGCAGCCCATCTGCCACCGCTGCTGCGAGCTCAACATGGACATCGACGTCGATCCTGCCCTCTACGACTCCGCCACTGTGAAGGGGTGAGTTCGAAATTCGTACGTCCGAGCAAGTCACCAACGCCACGTATCTCGATCAGCGGCGGGCCGCAAAGGTCTACGGCGACGCTTTCCGCACCGTATTCGAGTACGTCTACGGCTGCCACATCCCCGGCAGCGTCGCCGAGTTCGGCTGCTTCGAGGGGTTCAGTTCGCTGCTGCTGGCGGACCTGATCGTCGAGTTCGACGCGGAGACCGACTTCTACGCCACGCTGCACCCACGCCACCTCTACGTCTACGACTCCTTCGCCGGGTTCCCCAAGAGCACCAACAACGTCGACTCGATCTCCTACGAGGTGGTCGACACGGGGTACTGGCGGGAGAGCGAGGATGCCTCCCCGCCGGGCACGGAGGAGATGCTGCGGCGGGAGTTCACCCGCCGCTTCGGCGACAGCGGCTGGACCATCGTGCGAGGCATGTACGAGCAGTCGCTGGTGTCCGACCCGCTGCAGCGGGAGGTCGCCATCGCCAACCTCGACTGCGACCTGTACGTCTCGAGCGTCCAGGTGCTCGACCACCTGCTGGGCAACCGGCTGCTGCCCGACGGTGCCGTCCTCCTGCTCGACGACTACAACTGCAACCGGGCGAACCCGCGTTTCGGGATGCGACGGGCGATGCGGGAGTGCTTCGCCCGCACCGACGGGTTCTACGACTACAGCGAGTTCCTGAGTTACGGCTGGCACGGCCGCGCGTTCTTCGTGCACCGGCTCGGCGACAGCCCGAACCCGGACGCCGAGGTGGGCGCATGAACGAGCAGGACATGCTCGCTCTCGTGGTGCGGGGGCCCAAGGAGCACGCCGTCGAGCGCGTGTCCCGTCCGGTCCCCGCCCCCGGCGAAGCGCTGGTGGCGGTCACGGACGTGGCGATGTGCGGCACCGACCTGCGGCTGCTGCGCGGGACGCTGCACGACGCGGAGTACCCGGTGATCCCCGGGCACGAGTGGGCCGGTCGAGTTGTCGCGGCGCCGACCCGGCCGGAGCTGGTGGGCCGGGCGGTCGTGGCGGACAACATCCTGCCGTGCCGGGCCTGCCCGCAGTGCGCGGCGGGCCGGTTCAACCTCTGCACGGCCTGCGACGAGCTGGGCTTCACCCGGCCGGGGGCGTTCGCGCAGCTGCTCGCCATCCCGGCGGAGCAGCTCGAGCCGCTTCCGGAGCAGTTGTCCGGCGCGGAGGGCTGCCTCCTGGAGCCGCTGGGCGTGGCGCTGCACGCCTGCGAGCGCGGCCCCGACGTGCGGGGCCGGCTGGTGGGGGTCGTCGGCGGCGGAACGATCGGGCTGCTCGTGGCGCAGCTGGCCGCGTCGGCCGGGGCGGCGCGGGTGAGCGTCGTCGACCCGGTGGCGGCCCGGCGACAGCTGGCCACCACGCTCGGGCTGGACGCGCGGGCGGCCCTGAGCGACTGGGACGATGAGCAGCCCGAGGTCGTGTTCGACAGCACCGGCGTGGCCGACGTCTTCCCGGCCGGGCTGCGGGCCACCCGCCCGGGCGGCGCCTACGTGCTGGTCGGCTACTCGGGTGAGGAGGCAACCCGCTTCGAGCCCAGCACGGTCATGCTGCGCGAGCTCACGGTGTACGGCGTGCTGTCCGGCCAGGGACAGTTACGCCGCGCGCTGGCCGCGGCCACGTCGGGCGCGGTGCGGCTGGCGCCGCTGGTGAGCGAGCCGCTGCCGCTGAGCCAGTACCGGGCGGTCCTCGACGACACCGGCGAGGACGCACCGCTGCGTCGGTTCTTCGTGCTTGACCCGATCACCGAGGAGACCTCGGGCATCACCAACGCCCCGCCAGTACCGCAGGAAGGTGGACGTTCATGAGCGCACTCGCTCTCGCCGGGGGCACCCCGGTACGCCAGGACCGGTCGTGGCCGGCGTGGCCGCAGTACGACCAGGCGACCGAGCAGGAGCTGATCGCCGCCCTGCGCTCCCGCCGCTGGGCGATCAGCTGGCCCAGCGACGGCACCCAGGCACGGGAGCGGCGTTTCGCCGACAAGTTCGCCCGCTACAACGGCGTGCCGTACTGCGTCAGCGTCGACCACGGATCGAGCGCCCTGCTCGTCGCGCTGGAGGCACTGAACATCGGTCCCGGCGACGAGGTCATCGTGCCGGACATGACGTGGGTCGCGCCGGTCACTGCGGTGCTGCGCGTCGGCGCGCTGCCGGTGCTGGTCGACTCCGACCCGCGCACTGGCTGCATCACCCCGGACACCATCCGTGCCGGGATGAGTGACCGCACGCGCGCCGTCATCGTGGTGCACCTGGCGTGCACGGTCGCGGACCTCGACGGCATCACCGCGCTCACCACGGAGGCGGGCATCCCGCTGATCGAGGACTGCGCGCAGGCACACGGCGCCCGGTGGCGCGGCCGTGCCGTGGGCACCCACGGCACGGTGGGCGTATTCAGTTTCCAGAACGGCAAGGTGCTCACCGGCGGTGAGGGTGGCGCGGTCATCACGGCCGACGAGGGCATCTACCGGCGGGTCCAGCAGCTCCGTGCGGACTCGCGCTGCTACCCCGAGGGTGGCCCGGTCGCCGGCCGGATGGAACTGATCGAGGCCGGCGAGATCATGGGCACGAACTACTGCATGTCGGAGCTG is part of the Micromonospora olivasterospora genome and encodes:
- a CDS encoding NAD(P)/FAD-dependent oxidoreductase codes for the protein MVDAAPNYDVVVAGNGALGLSLGLVLARRGLRVAVVGRADRPYAASAAAGAMNGCFGEVTPHLLRSEHGRLKLAMDYQATGRWDAWEQGLLEESDETAIRTANGTVVILNTVGVHEIDTEGFRAIRAALDEYKEPYEDLDPAEVPWLHPAPTARPLHAMFIPGEHAVDAPALLRALSAAFTRNGGTLVDDLVGEVLLVGGRAVGVRLTSGTTLSAGHVALATGAATTKLLDCLPEDVRHRIPAIVAGRGVALMVRTTDGVVPESVIRTPNRAFACGLHVVPRRDGLIYLGATNEVESQLGTTAAIGELNLLLSGTSQMHDDLVNAWVERIMVGNRPVPLDGFPLLGSVGVEGLWLMTGTYRDGLHQSPLLAADMAARILGEPHDSELDVFTPVRPPIEAMTREESLEMAVRHTLGSGYEHEWRLPDDWPPMIEKHFRAAFGRTLEQVDPEFVPPPEMFIFADESIHAALRTYYEAHRGASGR
- a CDS encoding B12-binding domain-containing radical SAM protein, giving the protein MTRVLLIKPPIRACMIEIGRHMPIGLAYLAAQLRNSGMEVDIFDSLAFSEDNHVVPPSQYTDIDRAKVAAHPRWDHLVHWGADWARVEQVLRRGYDVVGVSCMFTPYYEPAYELGRLAKQILPQARVILGGQHPTVAHPHALAEEAFDALVLGEAEANVVEIVEALAAGRSLRGMPGLTFRCGTGLCDCPRPSGVHLQPRAEFLQDLDGLALPAVDLLDMGSYDETATLITSRGCPFSCSFCTVHATVGKKFRARAPENVVDEIEHYVTEHGIRRFFIEDDNFTFDIARVHEICRAITRRGLDVELHLPNGMTVVKLDKPLVDDMAAAGFQSLFLGLETTDVKRLRQIRKGFTSLEKVNAGAGLFTDHGITVGASLIVGLLGQTPAEVARDSINLMLAGIRFWTNPFYPIPGSPDFQQCLANGLITHDTELALYDQFNFAIGSDHLSPAELYWSVVITQAMAHWPDYVLEGARVRRERGTVGLDEALQRLLAHSDSLFGPNGELEVPAVPASIDGNVVHGHPEGCFHAAQRISPQRLPGEVCTFTGDVFAAAVSLYTGVAYRSDQLPRSLGDGCAFALDNANVDSDFGGVHKTVLDELDDAMMTTETENV
- a CDS encoding aminotransferase class III-fold pyridoxal phosphate-dependent enzyme; this translates as MKNLETIDRARRVTAAEQYDIGTRFPSVFVKAQGSWMEDVEGRRVLDVTAASGALLLGNRHPAVVEAITRYIAEHGTVFASTLSLPRIELAERLCERYPAGEKAVFSKSGSEATTAAIRMARAASGRDIIVTSGYHGWHDWHLSYLNIGYNPGTRIACYGYNETALRRMLHEFAGEIAAVIVTPEPAWFDEAYYRRVSQLCAEHGVYFIIDEVITAFRYGHRGLNGTGEVPADAITMSKGLGNGHSISAVVGRREILDAYDKAGVAGTYTREVPPMAAALAVLDVTEDGSVHEHTQRMGATLRDGMRDILAAVGIPAFVNGPPMMFDVVVPSEQLSWDIYRAAYDHGAYFEDSGTHMVTAAFGQAEVDHALEAFEKGAREIARITSFDFDALPESRLHQFASEAFGGALHDDEAVLRRIDDTVHAIANRDPALARLLDPSCG
- a CDS encoding APH(3') family aminoglycoside O-phosphotransferase, coding for MFPPSRPPAALAGRLRLDGAWTHVASRSYGTVIHRVDGRRHAFYVKTTPPRRDNDLRFHPGSEAERLQWLAARGFPVAEVVDVGGDDELMWLVTTAVEGRSAAGPWATHERPVVLDVVADVVRALHELPLTDCPFDRTLAVTLPLARLAAEMGWIDLDDLDPQHRGWSARQLLDELTATPPPAVEDLVVCHGDPCLDNFLVAPDTLALTGILDVGRLGAADRWKDLAIAVRDVTEQCADEGDEGQAAAARFLARYGARPDAGKDRFYRLLDEFV
- a CDS encoding PIG-L deacetylase family protein, whose translation is MSTAQSLDHPVPGALRLPRPAKVLLVSPHPDDIAWSLGGTVARVAAAGAAMSALTVFGRTSYAPGSAAHGTSAAIAVRAREDVMWATATGVRLHRGDLPDASLRGYDDDTEMGAQPEPAIVSEVADRLTPVLRAARPDLLLVPLAVRGHVDHLAARSAAEYVAAAEAPDCALLYYEDLPYAAGVDHSHTEHPVLVDVAGYHAQREAGVLCYPSQEPHLILPIIAAHTSVTGGERLWGATASAAQRLAELLAAAPQSDQQPDQRPAERGSGHRPRRAPVVVHASAPADQTADSPLRRMESQPW
- a CDS encoding radical SAM protein produces the protein MVTQSLPVIPLTIPTVPRHVTAFVNWACNLTCRECWMYGDSAAESTWLPEVKRDQMSIEMWTALVDELAAGNREKVYLTIMGGEPLMHRDVVELIRIAKTRMPNSNLDMSTNATLLPRFADDIVAAGIDDVYISIDGPSPEVNDPIRGRDAFERAVAGLRSLQDAKARAGHGPNIALNFVVTGMNYTHLVDMVRLCEQLGVEEITVGLSSFFTREEGHASRAAFEAVTGRPFLSWAGYCNEHQHADLVPERLEELLDEADRLSNGVRVLVAPTRYTNREKSRFFAKDWRRIVRETTCVKLWAQTTVLPNGQIISCTTFADTVMGSIRDQSLSEVFHGDSYTRMREMIREGLQPICHRCCELNMDIDVDPALYDSATVKG
- a CDS encoding TylF/MycF/NovP-related O-methyltransferase; the encoded protein is MRTSEQVTNATYLDQRRAAKVYGDAFRTVFEYVYGCHIPGSVAEFGCFEGFSSLLLADLIVEFDAETDFYATLHPRHLYVYDSFAGFPKSTNNVDSISYEVVDTGYWRESEDASPPGTEEMLRREFTRRFGDSGWTIVRGMYEQSLVSDPLQREVAIANLDCDLYVSSVQVLDHLLGNRLLPDGAVLLLDDYNCNRANPRFGMRRAMRECFARTDGFYDYSEFLSYGWHGRAFFVHRLGDSPNPDAEVGA
- a CDS encoding zinc-dependent alcohol dehydrogenase, which produces MNEQDMLALVVRGPKEHAVERVSRPVPAPGEALVAVTDVAMCGTDLRLLRGTLHDAEYPVIPGHEWAGRVVAAPTRPELVGRAVVADNILPCRACPQCAAGRFNLCTACDELGFTRPGAFAQLLAIPAEQLEPLPEQLSGAEGCLLEPLGVALHACERGPDVRGRLVGVVGGGTIGLLVAQLAASAGAARVSVVDPVAARRQLATTLGLDARAALSDWDDEQPEVVFDSTGVADVFPAGLRATRPGGAYVLVGYSGEEATRFEPSTVMLRELTVYGVLSGQGQLRRALAAATSGAVRLAPLVSEPLPLSQYRAVLDDTGEDAPLRRFFVLDPITEETSGITNAPPVPQEGGRS
- a CDS encoding DegT/DnrJ/EryC1/StrS family aminotransferase; amino-acid sequence: MSALALAGGTPVRQDRSWPAWPQYDQATEQELIAALRSRRWAISWPSDGTQARERRFADKFARYNGVPYCVSVDHGSSALLVALEALNIGPGDEVIVPDMTWVAPVTAVLRVGALPVLVDSDPRTGCITPDTIRAGMSDRTRAVIVVHLACTVADLDGITALTTEAGIPLIEDCAQAHGARWRGRAVGTHGTVGVFSFQNGKVLTGGEGGAVITADEGIYRRVQQLRADSRCYPEGGPVAGRMELIEAGEIMGTNYCMSELSAAILLDQLPRLDAQHQHREKVAGELERGLAELGGFAPVPLPEQADARSIYEYGIQVEPGTFGAAPLSRVAEALTAELGMTWYPADAPLHRSIMLRPQTKRRFATLWDDHGRERALGRDFSGAERYCDTTLLFHHSLLLGDSADVNDIVRALEKVRAHHAEL